CCtcaaaaagaaattctcaGCAGCGCGGGACTTGGATGCGCGGATCCGGGCATCCCTCGACGTAAACGAGGCCAAGGAGCTGCCTTACTTCTCCGCCGACTATTTCCAAGCCTGTGAGGACCAGTTCGACGAGGCGCTTGACTACATGTCCGAGGTACTAGCCAAGGTGTTTGATATGGACGCGGACGACTTCAACGTAAGTCACGCTTCAGATTTCCACCTCCGTCCGACGGCTCAGCTTCCGCGGATCAACCTACCGACTTTCAACGGATCTTTCGACCGCTGGGAAAGCTTTCGCGATCGTTTTACATCGATGATTATCGCCAATCGCAATATTTCAAATGTAGATcgaatgcattatttatgctCAATTTTAACGGGAAATGCAAGTAGCGCGCTCAACCATCTCGCAATTACCGAATTTACCGTGACACGGAATATTATTACGTCACGTTATGAGAACAAACGTCGTTTGATTAACGGTCATTTGCAAGCGTTATTTTTGTTGCCACAGATCGCGTCCGAGACCTTCAAAGACCTTCAGAATCTGCGTGATAAAGCGAATACTTCAGTTCAAGCGCTTAAAAATCTCGATCGTCCCGTCGATACTTGGAGCGATATTATCGTATTTCTGATTGCGCGAAAACTAGACAAATCTTTCCAGAAAGCGTGGAAATTACAGTTAAGCAATATTGTCGATTATCCTATATATGACGAGTTGGATACATTCTTAGAATCGCGTATCCGCGCCTTTGAAATCCGAGAAATCTACGGACTGGTCTCAACAGTCGTCCAAATCGAAAGCAATCGCTTCTCATTCGACAACAACTGCGAACCTTGCGTGCTCGATATGCAAATCCCCGCACTTATTCTATCAATGTCCGTCATTCTTAGCTTATACTCCGTTGCAACGGTACGAATATGTCAAGAAGGAAAATCGTATTAATTGTTTCGGGTGCAAGCATTCGATGAAAGATTGTAAAAACGCTTGATCATGTAAAACTTGTCATAAGCGACATCACACCCTACTGCATTTCACGGACGATGCAAAACCGGCTAGCATAGAATCCGCTCCCACCGTCGAATCAAAGAGTACCGATCACGAAGTCGCGTCTCATGTGATTTCAAATACGCTAACGCCTAACGCCGAAGTCAACCGTACTGTTGGCAACTGCTCGAGTTCGTGTTTACTCTCCGCAAGGTCGCTTCGTTTACGCCCGTGCTCTACTCGACCAGGGTTCCGTTGCTACCTTAATTTCGGAAAATACCGAATTGACCCGTTGGGATGGGTGACTCCCGTGATCGTTGTCgcgaaaatattaatgcaacGCTTATGGACACTAAAATGCAATTGGAACGACGTGTTGCCGTGTGACCTCCTAGAGCAATGGCGCGAATATCACAGTCAATTACCGCGTCTCAAACTTATATCAATTCCTTGCTGGACAAAATACGGTTATAATATCGCCAATTGTGAGTTTCACGGGTTTTCGGACGCGTCGACCAAGGCTTAAGCCGCGGTCGTTTATCTCCGTCTCGTACGGAACGAGGAACGGTCCCGTTACCGTTTGCATACTCGTCGCGAAATCAAAGGTCGCTCCAATCAAAACACTAAGCGTACCGCGCCTAGAGCTCTGCGGCGCGTTACTGCTCGCACAGTTAATGTCCTTTGTTCTTTCGAATCTCGACATTCCAAATCTCCGATATCACTGTTGGACCGATTCAAGTATTGTGTTGGCGTGGCTCAAACGGTCTCTATCACAATGGAAAGTTTTCGTCGCTAATCGAGTAGCCAAAGTGCAACATCTCTTACCAAAAACAATCTGGCATCATGTTCCGACGGCGGATAATCCCTCCGACTGCGCATCTCGCGGTTTGCGCCCTAGTAAATTGGCCGATTGCGCCCTGTGGTGGTCGGGGCCCTCCTGGCTTAAACAATCCCCTAATCCCCTGAGGACTGGCCGACGTCAGGCTCGTCGACAATCAAATCTGAGGTATCAAATGAAAACTGAGTCGTCGTACACGCTTGCGTCGCGCGTGATATCAAACCGTGGGATCTCGCGACTCGCTATTCATCGTGGGCTAAACTTCTGCGCGTGACGGCATATCTCATGCGGTTCGCAAAAGTTCTTCGTTCTCGCCTCAATTCCATACCGGATAGCGGTGCGGAGGTCAATCAATCACTCGCATTAGCTCCACGCGAAATTTAAACTGCCAAGATCTTTTGGCTCAAGGAGATTCAAGGTGACACATTCCTGCAAGAAACCGCGAGTCTAAAGGCAAGCAATCGCGTTTCCAAATCAAGCTCATTTGGCGCACTTAACCCGTATCTCGACACCGATAGCCTCATACGAGTCGGAGGGCGGCTTCAAAGGTCCGATCTCCCAGACTCAGCCAAACACCTCATTGTCCTGCAGTCTCATCCATTATTATCTGGCATTATATCGCATGCTCACGATAAGACACTCCACGGAGGCCCTCACATTACCCTTGCTCACCTCCGTACCAAATTCTGTATTTTGCGTGCTAGAGCAACCGTACGAGCAGTTCTATACCGCTGTGTTAAATGCGCTCGCGAAAGGGCTATCGTCCCGGCGGAACTCATGGGCAACTTACCAGACGTTCGAGTCAATCGAGCTTCGCGAGCTTTCGAACATACTGGAGTCAATTATGCAGGGCCGATCCTCGTACGGTCTGCGAAAAGACACGGTCATAAGGCTCACAAAGCCTACATCACCTTATTCATTTGCATGACGACGAAAGCGATTCACCTAGAGTTAGTAAGCGATTACAGCTCGGAAGCTTTCCTCGCGGCGTTTATCAGATTTACAGCTCGGCGCGGACGTCCCCATAGCATGTACTCCAATAATGGTACGACATTTCAGGGCGCCAAACAAGAACTCGTCGCCGCTTGTAACGCTGCCGTGCGCGATCCCGATTTTTTGAACCGATTAGTAGGCGATCAGATCGCGTGGCATTTCCTCCCTCCTGCGACTCCACATTTCGGCGGATTATGGGAAGCAGTAGTCCGTAGCGTCAAATATCATTTGAAGCGATGCGTAGGATCTCACACGCTGACGTACGAAGAGATGAATACGCTATTGTGCCGAGTCAAAGCGTGCTTAAATTCGCGACTGATTGCCTCAATTTCCGAGAGTATCGACGACTATCGCGCCCTTATTCCCGGTCATTTCTTAATCAGTGCCAATCTTGTCGCCATTCCCGAACCGAGCGTGCTCGACATAGCTGAGAACCGGCTCTCACGTTGGCAACTTGTACAAAGAATCACTGAAGGGTTTTGGAGGACCTGAATGAGTGACTACTTGCATACGCTCCAACAACGCCCGAAGTGGCGCGTTATCCATAACCTGGACAAAGTTGGTCAGATCGTTCTCGTACGTAATCCGCTCGCTCTCCCCAAGTCATTGGGAACTCGGACGTATTACCGTCTGTCATCCCGGGGATGATGGTCTGACGCGCGTCGTTACCGTCAAAACCGCACGCTCCAAATGTAACGACCATAATATAACCCATTGTCAAGCTGTGTTTTTTGCCGATCGATATCAATATCGAAACCGAAAAGGAAGCGATCAGGGCGGGCGGCTCGCGGCCGTGATGCGATCCATCTCTCGGTCACCAAAAtgatatgtacatatgtataaagcGCAAGTGTATTTAGATTTAAGTTTCATTGTATTAACACATTAAATTCTGTCTTTAGATTTAAGTTTATTATGTATCTAGATATAAGGGGATGGTCGGAGGGAGAGCGGTGGACGGTTTGGTCCAGAGTGGAGAGGAGTAAGAAAAGGGTTTTCGAGAGGAGGTGAAGCATGGGAGGATGAAATGGGGTGAAAGAGCCTATGGAGGAGGATCGGAGGAAGTCGGGAAAGTGGAGGAGAGGTTGAGGATAGTGTGATTGAGGTGCAGTGATGAGAGAAAGTAAGGGCACTCCTGAGAGGTTAGGATGGGAACCAGGAAGACAAAGGGCCCAGGTTACACGATGAGGGAGCCGAGCGAGATGGCAACATGGAGTTTCGAGCGAGCGATTGATCGACCGGTCGAGAGACAGAGGAATGTGATGGTGGCGCGGCAGGTGCGGAACGGAGAAGGGAGTTTTCGCGACGGGTCGAGAGATCGAGCAATCGAGAGTCTGACTTGGCGGCACGAGGCGGACGCGTGAGTAAGGCCCGGCGC
The nucleotide sequence above comes from Temnothorax longispinosus isolate EJ_2023e chromosome 4, Tlon_JGU_v1, whole genome shotgun sequence. Encoded proteins:
- the LOC139812084 gene encoding uncharacterized protein, with translation MYSNNGTTFQGAKQELVAACNAAVRDPDFLNRLVGDQIAWHFLPPATPHFGGLWEAVVRSVKYHLKRCVGSHTLTYEEMNTLLCRVKACLNSRLIASISESIDDYRALIPGHFLISANLVAIPEPSVLDIAENRLSRWQLVQRITEGFWRT